Proteins from a genomic interval of Gluconacetobacter diazotrophicus PA1 5:
- a CDS encoding helix-turn-helix transcriptional regulator → MTSKEDESRRLPAVMDYKQAAEYLGVSHGRLRNLMWLGCGPKSFSFGKRDRRFRVSDLDAFIGAKVGDVAPATVIKRGPGRPRKGRTCFGAMLAVGLLSIAIAALSLLAKILW, encoded by the coding sequence ATGACGAGTAAGGAAGACGAGTCACGCCGTCTGCCGGCCGTGATGGACTACAAGCAGGCCGCCGAGTATCTGGGCGTCTCCCATGGGCGCCTGCGGAATCTGATGTGGCTCGGCTGCGGACCCAAATCGTTCAGCTTCGGCAAGCGTGACCGCCGCTTTCGTGTCTCTGACCTGGATGCGTTCATTGGCGCCAAGGTTGGAGACGTGGCGCCCGCGACAGTGATCAAGCGCGGTCCAGGTCGGCCACGAAAAGGACGGACGTGCTTCGGCGCAATGCTCGCGGTGGGGTTATTGTCGATCGCGATAGCCGCTCTGTCGCTGCTTGCTAAAATCCTGTGGTAA